One Acidobacteriota bacterium genomic window carries:
- a CDS encoding Uma2 family endonuclease, protein MAAPKFTSEDLLLLDSNEGKHYEIIEGELFVSRSSTFEHQYSCTALSHYLFDWNQQSQLGEVVINPGLVFADDDDVEPDVVWIGRERLVNALDDSGHFRHAPELVVEVLSPGKQNEDRDRKAKLKLYSRRGVQEYWIVDWIGRQVEIYRRARLRLRHVSTLGAQDKLSSPLLPGFSCQVSALFFAWPPGKR, encoded by the coding sequence ATGGCCGCGCCGAAATTCACCTCGGAAGACTTGCTGCTGCTGGACAGCAATGAAGGCAAACATTACGAGATCATCGAAGGAGAGTTGTTTGTGTCCAGATCATCCACCTTTGAGCATCAATACTCTTGCACGGCGCTTAGCCATTACCTGTTCGACTGGAATCAACAAAGCCAACTGGGCGAAGTCGTCATTAATCCCGGTTTGGTTTTTGCCGATGACGATGATGTCGAACCGGATGTGGTGTGGATCGGCCGTGAACGTTTGGTCAATGCGCTGGACGACTCCGGCCATTTCCGCCACGCGCCCGAATTGGTTGTCGAAGTGCTCTCGCCCGGCAAACAGAACGAAGACCGTGACCGCAAAGCCAAGCTCAAACTCTATTCGCGGCGTGGGGTACAGGAATATTGGATCGTAGATTGGATTGGCCGGCAGGTCGAAATTTACCGGCGCGCACGTTTGCGGTTGCGGCACGTCAGCACGCTGGGAGCGCAGGACAAACTCAGTTCGCCGCTCTTGCCAGGGTTCAGTTGTCAGGTGTCGGCGCTCTTTTTCGCCTGGCCGCCGGGCAAGCGGTAA
- a CDS encoding GMC family oxidoreductase, whose product MAKTASYDAIVVGSGATGGWAAKELTEKGLRVLLLEAGKMLDPDKDFKMVAYPYELKYRGVVPQEELLKARQPIQSKCYACTEYGNHLFVDDVDNPYTTPAGKGFDWIRGRHVGGRSIMWGRQSYRLSDYEFKAASRDGHGEDWPLGLQELAPYYEHVERFVGISGATEGLPQLPDSVFLPPMAMTCAERALKKAVEKNWPQRKVIMGRVAMLTKPHNGRAACHYCGHCERGCSTNSMFNTPGSTLPAAMKTKRLTLRTNAVVSHLVVDTNTARAKGVAYIDQVTKKSYEAFAKVVVLCASTIESTRILLNSATRQHPEGFGNSSGVLGRHLMDHTYSVSVTGTVPDTAQYGYDFSEGRNNGIYIPKFRNVFDKHKDFLRGYGIQGEANKTMLHPHLKSFPGFGPRFKQTVRETNAPASFWLGAFGEMLSRPENRVTINKEVKDAWGIPVAHIDCSYSDNERAMSKDQFATLNEMAEAAGWKVEGGNAQLANPGLCIHEVGTARMGSDPKKSVLDPFNRVWDSPNVFVTDGAAFVSQGCQNPTLTMMAITVRACEHLVSELKKRNL is encoded by the coding sequence ATGGCGAAAACTGCGAGCTACGATGCGATTGTCGTCGGTTCCGGCGCGACCGGCGGCTGGGCGGCCAAGGAACTGACCGAAAAAGGGCTGCGCGTCCTCTTGCTGGAAGCGGGCAAAATGCTTGACCCCGACAAAGATTTCAAAATGGTCGCGTATCCTTATGAACTGAAATATCGCGGTGTAGTGCCGCAAGAAGAATTGCTCAAAGCGCGCCAGCCGATTCAGTCGAAATGCTACGCCTGCACCGAATACGGCAATCACCTTTTTGTAGACGACGTGGACAATCCGTACACGACACCGGCAGGCAAAGGCTTCGACTGGATTCGCGGGCGGCACGTGGGCGGGCGTTCGATTATGTGGGGCCGCCAGTCGTACCGGCTGAGCGATTATGAATTCAAAGCCGCCTCGCGCGATGGACATGGTGAAGATTGGCCGCTTGGTTTGCAAGAACTCGCGCCGTACTACGAACACGTCGAACGCTTCGTCGGCATCAGTGGCGCGACGGAAGGCCTGCCACAGTTGCCCGATTCGGTTTTTCTGCCGCCGATGGCGATGACCTGCGCTGAGCGCGCGTTAAAAAAGGCCGTTGAAAAGAACTGGCCACAGCGCAAAGTGATCATGGGCCGCGTGGCGATGTTGACCAAGCCACACAACGGGCGCGCCGCTTGTCATTATTGCGGCCATTGCGAACGCGGCTGCTCGACCAATTCCATGTTCAACACGCCCGGTTCGACGCTGCCCGCCGCCATGAAAACGAAGCGGCTGACGCTGCGCACTAATGCTGTCGTCAGTCATTTGGTCGTGGACACGAACACCGCCAGAGCCAAGGGCGTCGCATACATTGATCAAGTGACGAAGAAGTCCTACGAAGCCTTTGCCAAAGTCGTCGTGCTCTGCGCCTCGACGATTGAATCCACGCGCATCCTGCTGAATTCGGCTACGCGCCAACACCCCGAAGGCTTCGGTAATTCATCCGGCGTGTTGGGCCGACATCTGATGGATCACACTTATTCGGTCAGCGTCACCGGCACTGTGCCCGACACAGCGCAATACGGCTACGATTTTTCGGAAGGGCGCAACAATGGCATTTATATTCCGAAGTTCCGCAATGTCTTCGACAAGCACAAAGATTTCCTGCGCGGCTATGGCATTCAGGGCGAAGCCAACAAAACCATGCTGCATCCGCACCTGAAAAGCTTCCCCGGCTTCGGCCCGCGCTTCAAACAAACGGTGCGTGAGACCAATGCCCCGGCCAGCTTCTGGCTGGGAGCCTTCGGCGAAATGCTCTCACGCCCGGAAAACCGCGTGACGATCAACAAAGAAGTCAAAGACGCCTGGGGAATTCCCGTCGCGCACATTGATTGCAGCTACAGCGACAACGAGCGTGCGATGTCCAAAGACCAGTTCGCCACGCTTAACGAAATGGCCGAAGCCGCTGGCTGGAAAGTCGAAGGCGGCAATGCGCAACTCGCCAACCCCGGTCTGTGCATTCACGAAGTCGGCACGGCGCGCATGGGCAGCGATCCGAAAAAGTCTGTGCTCGATCCGTTCAATCGTGTCTGGGACTCACCGAATGTCTTTGTCACCGATGGTGCGGCTTTCGTTTCGCAAGGCTGTCAGAATCCGACCCTGACGATGATGGCAATTACGGTGCGGGCGTGCGAGCATTTGGTCAGCGAATTGAAAAAGCGCAATCTGTAA
- a CDS encoding enoyl-CoA hydratase/isomerase family protein translates to MSNYTVITYEIHDAAAHVTLNRPDKRNALNEALVSELRQALTAAAQDEAVKAIVIRGAGKDFCAGADLAQLQKIAQANILENVEDALGFAELLLQMRRMHKPVIAAVHGRALAGGAGLASACDLVIAARSAQFCYTEVKIGFVPAMVMAIARRNLTEKRAFEILTTGKLLSAEEAASYGFINRVCDDDVFEAEVEAFASEVTRVSASAVMLTKYLLYQTDGMTFEQALRTGVDVNAMARLTPDCQQGVQKFLNKA, encoded by the coding sequence ATGTCGAATTACACTGTTATCACTTACGAGATACACGATGCCGCCGCGCACGTCACCCTCAACCGTCCCGACAAACGCAACGCCTTAAACGAGGCACTGGTCAGCGAACTCAGACAGGCGCTGACCGCCGCCGCGCAGGACGAAGCCGTCAAAGCGATCGTCATACGCGGCGCAGGCAAGGATTTCTGCGCAGGCGCTGATTTGGCCCAACTGCAAAAAATCGCGCAGGCCAACATCCTGGAAAACGTCGAAGACGCGCTCGGCTTTGCCGAATTGCTGCTGCAAATGCGGCGCATGCACAAACCCGTGATTGCCGCCGTGCACGGGCGCGCGCTGGCCGGTGGCGCGGGGCTGGCTTCGGCTTGCGATCTGGTGATTGCCGCGCGCTCGGCGCAGTTCTGCTACACCGAAGTCAAAATCGGCTTTGTGCCTGCGATGGTGATGGCGATTGCGCGGCGTAACCTGACTGAGAAACGCGCCTTTGAAATCCTGACCACGGGCAAACTGCTGAGCGCCGAAGAGGCCGCGTCGTATGGTTTCATCAATCGCGTTTGCGACGATGATGTATTTGAAGCTGAGGTCGAAGCCTTCGCTAGCGAAGTCACCAGGGTCAGCGCCTCGGCGGTGATGTTGACCAAGTATCTGCTGTATCAAACCGACGGCATGACCTTTGAACAGGCGCTGCGCACGGGCGTTGATGTCAACGCGATGGCGCGGCTGACGCCGGATTGCCAACAAGGTGTGCAGAAATTTTTGAACAAAGCATAG
- a CDS encoding MFS transporter, giving the protein MSSPENTLQTTATTELTPQTTLTLIGVALGIFMGALENTIVGTAMPTVIATLGGIEIYSWVAVAYLLTSTVMTPIWGKMADLLGRRPAMFGGLALFILGSALSGAAHSMGQLIAFRALQGLGSGALFPVGMTIVADLLTLEKRTKTIALFSGMWGMASLFGPLVGGFLTEHWSWRWVFYINLPFGMLAAGLIWANYTERHERRTNIKLDYAGTLTLALGLMALLILVERGSVLSLPIVLGGALVCVALSVAFVWIERHSPEPLIPLKLFRERMVLATTLHGLFAGMLMFGSMLYLPLFVQGVLGTTPTAAGAILTPYILSWVVCSIIGGRMILRVGYRPVVLTGMLLMMLGALMLAFVSAATTLNYLAGSVILMGMGGGLTLSSLMIGSQHSMPRALLGVVTSTVQFARNIGASLGVGILGAVMAWRLRHELAQGRSGELTALALQHSDIAALVRQTTRAALSPAAAQFLQQALANSLRLAFIVGLVMVVIAALISMLIPAGTAHDLVHEDHQADDAATIVPEL; this is encoded by the coding sequence ATGAGCAGTCCCGAAAACACGCTTCAGACAACCGCGACCACTGAACTCACCCCACAAACGACCCTCACCTTAATAGGCGTCGCGCTCGGCATTTTTATGGGTGCGCTCGAAAACACTATCGTCGGTACCGCCATGCCAACCGTCATTGCGACCTTGGGCGGGATCGAAATTTATAGTTGGGTCGCCGTGGCTTATCTGCTCACTTCGACGGTGATGACGCCGATTTGGGGCAAGATGGCCGATTTACTAGGGCGGCGACCGGCGATGTTTGGCGGCTTGGCGCTGTTCATACTAGGTTCGGCGCTGTCGGGCGCGGCGCATTCGATGGGGCAATTGATCGCTTTTCGCGCCTTGCAAGGGCTGGGTTCCGGCGCGCTCTTTCCGGTTGGGATGACCATCGTGGCCGATTTGCTGACGCTGGAAAAGCGCACCAAGACCATCGCGCTCTTTAGCGGGATGTGGGGGATGGCGAGTTTGTTCGGGCCGCTAGTCGGCGGTTTTTTGACCGAACATTGGTCGTGGCGCTGGGTTTTTTATATCAACCTGCCATTCGGTATGTTGGCGGCGGGGTTGATTTGGGCCAATTACACCGAACGCCACGAGCGCCGCACCAATATCAAACTCGATTACGCGGGCACGTTGACGTTGGCGCTGGGGCTGATGGCCTTGCTGATCCTGGTCGAACGGGGCAGCGTGCTGAGCCTGCCAATCGTGCTGGGCGGCGCGTTGGTATGTGTGGCGCTCAGCGTGGCCTTCGTTTGGATCGAACGCCATAGCCCGGAGCCGTTGATCCCGCTCAAACTGTTTCGTGAACGCATGGTGCTGGCGACGACGCTGCACGGCTTGTTTGCCGGGATGCTGATGTTCGGTTCGATGTTGTATCTGCCGCTTTTTGTGCAAGGCGTGTTGGGCACTACGCCCACGGCGGCGGGCGCGATTTTGACGCCGTACATTCTTTCCTGGGTCGTCTGTTCGATCATCGGCGGGCGGATGATCTTGCGCGTGGGCTATCGCCCGGTTGTGTTGACGGGAATGTTGCTGATGATGCTGGGGGCGCTGATGCTGGCGTTTGTCTCGGCGGCCACGACACTGAATTATCTGGCCGGTTCGGTGATCTTGATGGGCATGGGCGGCGGTCTCACGCTTTCCAGTCTGATGATCGGCTCGCAACATTCGATGCCGCGTGCGTTGCTGGGTGTCGTGACTTCGACGGTGCAATTCGCGCGTAACATCGGCGCTTCGTTGGGCGTGGGCATTCTGGGCGCGGTCATGGCCTGGCGCTTACGACACGAATTGGCGCAGGGCCGTAGTGGGGAACTCACCGCGCTGGCTTTGCAACACAGCGACATTGCCGCCCTCGTCCGCCAAACGACGCGCGCGGCCTTATCTCCGGCAGCAGCGCAATTCTTGCAACAAGCGCTGGCGAATTCGTTGCGCCTGGCCTTCATTGTGGGCTTGG